In one Culex quinquefasciatus strain JHB chromosome 2, VPISU_Cqui_1.0_pri_paternal, whole genome shotgun sequence genomic region, the following are encoded:
- the LOC6034300 gene encoding uncharacterized protein LOC6034300 yields MDHILPDEILRQTFEQFLTPFQLKSVRLVCRDWNRLVCDSAKLLDRYRITVPAGGDALGGWQHVTTSRYTTVQVWNLTVGMVPSVPLATTIRILRLVNPWITARQLVGMLGCLPNLVHLGVVAVDNFNYELYETMPAVHLDSLESLNLNLGVKDEFLCIFQGICPRLKGLQVNMVIKKYLEAPYGTKLLEFIRSTRNTLVDVWFNGIEFREESLLRDIAAIEGLKLKDVTLTNSFIRPSDIVHLCQSQTSIKTLKLPACNIGSEILTLIATHLPNLNELKVQTEIVALQHILSNLPRLQSLMMRYAGQFNEILNLSAWQNPHLLHLNLDGFFLTSTTLLTFFKRSPNIQTLKLYFHSTTCAYDLFVVAGQLKELRRLTVSFTGLAPTPIHFMDISLSPFRKLRQLEIFGELYCDILGELLENCPLMQDLNLTRCLITDDDMLLLVPFMKNLTKLSFGYLQAVGVSSYQLVMQRCPKLETFTIANCPLFGHFVPQQSSVRVNYQPYFHTSY; encoded by the exons ATGGACCACATCTTGCCGGACGAAATCTTGCGGCAAACCTTCGAACAATTCTTGACGCCCTTCCAGCTGAAATCGGTTCGCCTGGTCTGCCGGGACTGGAACCGACTAGTTTGCGACTCGGCCAAGCTGCTGGACCGGTACAGAATCACGGTTCCCGCCGGTGGCGATGCACTTGGAGGGTGGCAGCACGTGACCACTTCCCGTTACACAACGGTCCAGGTTTGGAATCTTACCGTCGGAATGGTTCCGTCGGTGCCTCTTGCGACGACCATTCGCATTCTCCGGCTGGTGAATCCATGGATAACGGCCAGACAGCTGGTCGGGATGTTGGGTTGCCTGCCAAATCTCGTGCACCTGGGAGTGGTTGCGGTGGACAACTTCAACTACGAGCTTTACGAGACGATGCCGGCCGTGCATTTGGACAGTTTGGAGTCGCTCAATCTGAACCTTGGTGTAAAGGATGAATTTCTTTGCATATTCCAAGGGATCTGTCCCCGCCTGAAGGGGCTTCAGGTGAATATGGTCATCAAGAAGTACCTGGAGGCGCCGTACGGAACAAAGCTGCTCGAGTTTATCCGCTCAACCCGCAACACGCTGGTGGATGTGTGGTTTAACGGAATCGAGTTCCGCGAAGAGTCTCTGCTAAGGGACATTGCGGCAATCGAAGGGTTGAAGCTGAAGGATGTAACGCTAACCAACAGTTTTATTCGTCCATCCGACATTGTCCATCTCTGCCAATCGCAAACCAGCATCAAAACGTTGAAGCTCCCAGCTTGCAACATTGGAAGCGAG ATTCTAACATTGATTGCCACACACCTGCCAAACCTGAATGAGTTGAAAGTACAAACTGAAATCGTTGCTTTGCAGCACATTTTGTCCAACCTGCCTCGCTTGCAGAGCCTGATGATGAGATACGCAGGCCAATTCAATGAAATTCTAAATCTGAGCGCTTGGCAAAACCCACATCTACTGCACCTTAACCTGGACGGTTTCTTCCTCACCAGCACCACTTTGCTGACGTTCTTCAAAAGATCTCCAAACATTCAAACGCTGAAGCTATACTTCCACTCCACGACCTGCGCTTACGATCTGTTTGTGGTTGCCGGGCAGCTGAAAGAATTGCGACGGTTGACTGTATCCTTTACCGGCCTCGCCCCAACTCCGATTCACTTTATGGACATTTCGCTGAGCCCGTTCCGAAAGTTGCGCCAGCTGGAAATATTCGGCGAGCTTTATTGCGACATCCTCGGTGAGCTGCTTGAAAACTGCCCCCTGATGCAGGACTTGAACCTGACCCGGTGCCTAATAACGGACGACGACATGCTGCTGCTGGTACCGTTTATGAAGAATCTTACCAAACTCTCCTTCGGTTATTTGCAAGCAGTCGGCGTGTCCTCCTACCAGCTGGTAATGCAGCGATGCCCCAAGCTGGAAACCTTTACCATCGCCAACTGTCCGCTATTCGGCCACTTTGTGCCGCAGCAATCATCGGTGCGGGTGAACTACCAGCCATATTTTCATACCTCATACTGA
- the LOC6034243 gene encoding ubiquitin carboxyl-terminal hydrolase nonstop has protein sequence MSDHGCAHFGAFVKEYGLEPFSVVHAYFSVCINKDARRRKALSCLCFKCGGSGPQLYSCLHCIYFGCKGAHIGEHCKQTKHYIVLELSYGMIYCHQCKDFIYDAECQAIAEKHIKKEAKSLNKSLSWRPWSPSKLEIDLLLKNPKRRHVTAVTSIGLRGLLNLGSTCFMNCIVQALIHTPLLRDYFLSERHECTAKTAAKCLVCEVSRLFQEFYSGARGPLSLHRLLHLIWNHARHLAGYEQQDAHEFFIATLDVLHRHCKISMTEMAAAAAAAAEKSNKPHQPPPPPPHQDSNPTQCNCIIDQIFTGGLQSDVVCQACNGVSTTIDPFWDISLDLGEAQNQGYGGPPKSLIDCLERFTRAEHLGSSAKIKCSTCKSYQESTKQLSMRTLPIVASFHLKRFEHSSLIDKKISTFISFPAELDMTPFMSKKKSDQPNPSTSSTSSSSHSSKSKSSDRKQQHQQAQQSNDEATAAAATDASGDFRYSLYAVINHVGTLDAGHYTAYVRHQKDIWVKCDDHIITTATLKQVLDSEGYLLFYHKKVLEYE, from the exons ATGTCGGACCACGGATGTGCCCACTTCGGGGCGTTCGTGAAGGAGTACGGGCTGGAGCCGTTCAGCGTGGTGCACGCGTACTTTAGCGTGTGCATCAACAAGGACGCTCGCCGGCGGAAGGCCCTGTCCTGTTTGTGCTTCAAGTGTGGCGGTTCCGGGCCGCAGCTGTACTCGTGTCTGCACTGTATCTACTTTGGCTGCAAGGGGGCGCACATCGGGGAGCACTGCAAGCAAACGAAGCACTACATCGTGCTGGAACTGAGCTACGGAATGATTTACTGCCACCAGTGTAAGGACTTTATCTACGACGCCGAGTGCCAGGCCATCGCCGAGAAGCACATCAAGAAGGAAGCGAAAAGTCTCAACAAGAGTCTCTCGTGGCGGCCCTGGTCGCCGTCCAAGCTGGAGATTGACTTGCTCCTGAAGAACCCGAAGCGACGGCACGTGACGGCCGTGACCAGCATCGGCCTTCGTGGGCTGCTCAACCTCGGCTCGACCTGTTTCATGAACTGCATCGTCCAAGCGTTGATCCACACGCCCCTGCTGCGAGACTACTTCCTATCGGAACGGCACGAGTGCACCGCCAAGACCGCTGCCAAATGTCTCGTCTGTGAAGTGTCCCGTCTCTTCCAGGAGTTTTACTCCGGCGCCCGTGGCCCACTCTCCCTGCACCGTCTGCTGCATTTAATCTGGAACCACGCGCGACACCTCGCCGGCTACGAACAGCAGGACGCGCACGAGTTTTTCATCGCCACGCTGGACGTGCTCCACCGGCACTGCAAAATCTCGATGACCGAAATGGCAGCGGCCGCCGCCGCAGCCGCAGAAAAGTCGAACAAACCTCACCAACCACCTCCGCCACCGCCCCACCAGGACAGCAACCCGACCCAGTGCAACTGCATCATCGACCAGATCTTCACCGGTGGCCTCCAAAGTGACGTGGTCTGTCAGGCCTGCAACGGCGTCTCCACCACTATCGATCCCTTCTGGGACATTTCGCTCGACCTTGGGGAGGCCCAGAACCAGGGCTACGGAGGGCCGCCCAAGTCGCTCATCGACTGCCTCGAGCGGTTCACGCGGGCCGAACATCTCGGCTCGAGCGCCAAAATCAAGTGTTCCACCTGCAAGAGCTACCAGGAATCGACGAAGCAGCTGTCGATGCGCACCCTGCCGATCGTGGCCAGCTTCCACTTGAAGCGGTTCGAACACTCTAGTCTG ATTGACAAGAAGATCTCCACCTTCATCTCATTCCCGGCCGAGCTGGACATGACTCCGTTCATGTCGAAAAAGAAGTCTGACCAGCCCAACCCTTCCACCTCCTCCACCTCTTCCTCATCCCACTCTTCAAAGTCTAAATCCTCCGACCGGAAGCAGCAACATCAGCAGGCGCAACAATCCAACGACGAAgccacggcggcggcggcgacggaCGCATCCGGAGACTTTCGGTACTCGCTGTACGCCGTCATCAACCACGTGGGGACGCTGGACGCGGGCCACTACACGGCGTACGTGCGCCACCAGAAGGACATTTGGGTCAAGTGCGACGACCACATCATTACGACTGCCACGCTCAAGCAGGTGCTGGATAGTGAGGG CTATCTACTGTTTTACCACAAAAAGGTTCTGGAGTATGAGTAG
- the LOC119767407 gene encoding uncharacterized protein LOC119767407 codes for MNPSTNTQVSCNGPCRKRFPPAAVNMDQATANVLLSTCRTPGLQWLCPECHHSVNLQLSTANRDGTDLPPELWIEIFRNLNKRAMLRVRSTCRRWRDIVDQNQSLRKEFGIRFLFKTTLDEQFSPENLFPASCATLFRATIVTVDAWWPPFGAGLTELFLGNCEVALPVLLGMLKETPNLTKLTLGSINYTTAEEVEVDFRLEKLDDLASDWVFEVFRNMAPRLRRLKLSSELKGEQEAKACRLLEAVQGTLKELEGNLTPFMLKKIAGMDRLELKSVVHRGEADLAVQLSRMKLSIEELDIIADNEDLCKIGRNLAKLRKARFALEDSGTVVPSFLDEMPLLKVLHLEGIGAYLNLNLLKSAHLISLHLNQFNFTGDCLQRYLTNCPNLQVLAISNCALDSWSDIFTARFNSLRCLRLCSNWVEKDIMSVPEKLIHLTELFISDLKMTKAELLVKLLRKCPQLAKLTIGSMETINDEFVGKLSRFPHLRELHIYGCPLTDKSVKLVVDSGSHLRVQLDCNNISDAAIDLLSYVMRSRE; via the exons ATGAATCCCTCAACAAACACTCAAGTCTCCTGCAACGGACCCTGCCGCAAGCGGTTCCCTCCCGCTGCCGTAAACATGGACCAGGCAACGGCCAACGTTCTGCTTTCAACCTGCCGAACTCCCGGGCTGCAGTGGCTCTGTCCCGAGTGTCACCACTCGGTCAACCTGCAACTATCAACCGCCAATCGCGACGGAACCGATCTTCCGCCGGAACTTTGGATTGAAATCTTCCGCAACTTGAACAAACGAGCAATGCTACGGGTACGGTCGACCTGTCGCCGCTGGCGGGACATCGTCGATCAGAACCAGTCGTTGCGGAAGGAGTTCGGCATAAGGTTTTTGTTCAAGACGACCTTGGACGAGCAATTTTCGCCGGAGAACCTGTTTCCGGCATCGTGTGCAACGCTGTTCAGGGCAACAATAGTCACCGTCGATGCCTGGTGGCCTCCGTTTGGCGCCGGATTGACCGAACTGTTCTTGGGCAACTGTGAGGTTGCACTTCCGGTTCTGCTGGGGATGCTGAAGGAGACACCGAATCTTACGAAATTAACTCTGGGGAGCATCAACTACACTACCGCTGAAGAGGTCGAAGTGGACTTTCGGCTGGAGAAGTTGGACGATCTTGCCTCTGATTGGGTGTTTGAAGTATTTCGGAACATGGCGCCACGACTGCGGAGATTGAAGCTCTCATCCGAGCTGAAAGGAGAGCAAGAAGCAAAAGCGTGCCGTCTGTTGGAGGCGGTTCAAGGAACGTTGAAGGAGTTAGAAGGCAACTTGACACCGTTTATGCTGAAAAAGATTGCCGGTATGGATCGACTTGAGTTGAAAAGTGTAGTTCATCGTGGGGAGGCCGATTTGGCAGTGCAGCTGAGCCGAATGAAGCTTTCGATTGAAGAACTCGACATTATTGCGGATAACGAG GATCTGTGCAAAATCGGACGAAACCTCGCCAAACTGAGGAAAGCTCGGTTTGCcctggaagattctggaacagTGGTGCCCTCGTTCTTGGATGAAATGCCCCTGCTTAAGGTGCTTCACCTAGAAGGGATTGGcgcatatttaaatttaaacctTCTGAAAAGTGCACATTTAATTAGCTTGCATCTAAATCAATTTAACTTCACTGGTGATTGCTTGCAACGCTATTTGACAAACTGTCCCAATCTCCAGGTGCTAGCCATCAGCAACTGTGCGCTGGACAGTTGGTCCGATATTTTTACTGCACGATTTAATTCGCTGCGCTGTTTGAGACTGTGTAGTAATTGGGTGGAGAAAGACATTATGAGCGTTCCGGAGAAATTGATTCATTTAACGGAACTTTTTATATCAGACCTTAAAATGACCAAAGCTGAGCTGCTCGTCAAGTTGCTGCGCAAGTGTCCTCAGCTAGCGAAGCTTACGATCGGCTCGATGGAAACAATCAACGACGAATTTGTCGGCAAGTTGAGCCGATTCCCACACCTGAGGGAGCTGCATATTTACGGCTGTCCTTTGACGGACAAGTCCGTGAAATTGGTCGTCGACTCCGGATCCCATCTGCGGGTTCAACTCGATTGTAACAACATTTCCGACGCGGCCATTGATTTGCTGAGTTATGTGATGCGATCTCGAgaatag
- the LOC6034245 gene encoding ATM interactor, translated as MATQVYRITLPPEQILARKLYLCGVGDCSEQFYNGSHLQLHQARRHGLKAPSSVEEPPRKDTVVYHCPEFSCCYHERASGEKFFGTFRSLKQHFLKVHSEKNFVCSSCNGQKAFATEALLRAHEANCGQSFCCEVCNLSYGTREALLTHAKRKNHGYEALLAKKSNKRKAEKSLDKKRKAPKMETHVTIQIQTNLPTNYTRTSQTTQTEYNAPEVANRNETATQTIKTLNASTVDNGCQTNLQQLLDLELEDTGTTFPTPLVVCTETQTDLIYDSMFPNEDRTDPMLYSHMYTQTCDDIISDLGLATIETQTNWDGGPLECSSTHTQT; from the exons ATGGCCACCCAGGTGTACCGGATCACGCTTCCGCCGGAGCAAATTCTCGCCCGTAAGCTGTACCTGTGCGGCGTCGGCGACTGCAGCGAGCAGTTCTACAACGGATCCCATCTGCAGCTGCACCAGGCGAGGCGCCACGGGTTGAAGGCTCCGTCGTCCGTCGAGGAGCCTCCCCGGAAGGACACCGTCGTCTATCACTGTCCGGAGTTTTCGTGCTGCTACCACGAAAGGGCTAGTGGGGAGAAGTTCTTCGGGACGTTTCGCAGCTTGAAGCAGCACTTTTTGAAGGTGCATTCGGAGaag AACTTTGTATGCAGCTCATGTAACGGGCAGAAGGCGTTCGCAACTGAAGCCTTGCTTCGAGCTCACGAAGCCAACTGTGGACAATCATTCTGCTGTGAAGTTTGTAACTTATCGTACGGAACCAGGGAAGCCCTGCTGACCCACGCAAAACGGAAGAACCACGGCTATGAGGCACTGCTGGCAAAGAAATCAAACAAGAGAAAAGCCGAAAAGAGTTTGGACAAAAAACGCAAAGCACCAAAGATGGAAACCCACGTCACGATCCAAATTCAAACGAATCTCCCAACCAACTATACCAGAACATCCCAAACCACTCAAACGGAGTACAACGCACCGGAAGTGGCCAACCGGAACGAAACCGCAACCCAAACCATCAAAACCCTGAACGCTTCAACGGTGGACAACGGTTGCCAAACAAACCTGCAGCAATTGCTGGACCTCGAACTCGAAGACACCGGAACGACCTTCCCCACGCCGCTGGTGGTTTGTACGGAAACCCAGACCGATCTCATCTACGACAGCATGTTCCCGAACGAGGATCGGACGGATCCGATGCTGTACTCGCACATGTACACGCAAACGTGCGACGATATCATTTCGGACCTGGGCCTGGCCACGATCGAAACGCAGACCAACTGGGACGGAGGGCCGCTGGAGTGCAGCTCGACGCACACGCAAACATGA